A window from Vibrio cortegadensis encodes these proteins:
- a CDS encoding SAM-dependent methyltransferase codes for MHQSFQLLDHFLLSYQSLWRFEPFHACSNDASLWLDEYPDLSLWLDGLSRSDIEMFKSDDKALLEAVAHFIPETCIASQLTQLSEATQSLLILDRNLEVGVPGRKLAQIKSMSAAALSEHKGEEWLEWCAGKGFLGRILSQQSKEKVTSFEWQQSLCDSGTAAANQQALNMQFIQGDAFSTDASQVFNCKQHAVALHACGDLHVRLLELATQNQLPAITFSPCCYHLIRSDEYQAMSIFAKQSSLKLTQSELRIPLQETVTGGERVKRHRQHEMIYRLGLNHMLVNELHQTEYCPIPSIKKSQLSEGFEAFCKWAIDAKNFDMPKVDFDYYMHVGETLFWKMEKLSLVQQIFRRPLELWLAYDKALYLEEKGYDVSIKTFCNKQVSPRNILVHAQKRQ; via the coding sequence ATGCACCAATCATTTCAATTGCTCGATCATTTTTTATTGTCATATCAATCATTATGGCGATTTGAGCCTTTTCACGCCTGTTCAAATGACGCTTCTCTTTGGCTTGATGAGTATCCTGATTTGTCTCTATGGCTTGATGGATTATCACGATCTGATATAGAAATGTTCAAAAGTGATGATAAAGCCTTGCTTGAGGCAGTCGCTCATTTCATTCCGGAAACATGCATTGCATCTCAATTAACACAATTAAGCGAGGCAACACAAAGCTTGCTGATTTTAGATCGCAACCTTGAAGTTGGAGTCCCAGGAAGAAAACTTGCTCAAATAAAAAGCATGAGTGCCGCTGCGTTAAGCGAGCATAAGGGAGAGGAGTGGTTAGAGTGGTGTGCGGGTAAAGGCTTTCTTGGGCGGATCTTGTCACAACAATCGAAAGAGAAGGTCACGAGTTTTGAATGGCAGCAGAGTTTGTGTGACAGCGGAACGGCTGCCGCAAATCAGCAAGCTTTGAATATGCAATTTATTCAAGGGGACGCTTTTTCTACAGATGCAAGCCAAGTGTTTAATTGTAAGCAACATGCGGTTGCGCTCCATGCTTGTGGCGATTTGCATGTCCGTCTATTAGAATTAGCGACCCAAAATCAGCTTCCTGCAATCACATTTTCACCTTGTTGTTATCATTTAATCCGCAGTGATGAATATCAAGCCATGTCGATATTTGCCAAGCAGTCCTCCTTAAAACTGACGCAAAGTGAGCTAAGGATCCCGCTGCAAGAAACGGTGACAGGTGGGGAGAGAGTCAAGCGTCATCGCCAACATGAAATGATTTACCGCCTAGGTTTGAACCACATGCTGGTGAATGAATTACATCAAACAGAGTACTGTCCGATTCCGAGCATTAAAAAATCCCAGTTATCAGAGGGGTTTGAAGCGTTTTGTAAGTGGGCAATCGACGCTAAGAATTTTGATATGCCGAAGGTTGATTTTGACTACTATATGCACGTGGGAGAGACGTTGTTTTGGAAAATGGAGAAGTTAAGCCTGGTTCAGCAAATATTCAGACGCCCGCTAGAGTTGTGGCTTGCTTACGATAAGGCGCTTTACCTTGAAGAAAAGGGTTATGACGTGTCGATTAAAACTTTTTGTAATAAACAGGTCTCACCAAGAAATATCCTTGTACATGCTCAAAAGCGACAATGA
- the ald gene encoding alanine dehydrogenase, protein MIIGVPKEIKNHEYRVGMIPASVRELISHGHQVFVETNAGNGIGFSDDDYIAVGASILPTAADVFAQAEMIVKVKEPQAVERAMLREGQILFTYLHLAPDFPQTEELIKSKAVCIAYETVTDNMGRLPLLAPMSEVAGRMSIQAGAQTLEKSHGGRGLLLGGVPGVEPAKVVVVGGGVVGANAARMAVGLRADVTILDRNVDTLRRLDEEFQGRAKVVYSTEDAIEKHVLEADLVIGAVLIPGAAAPKLVTKEHIAKMKPGAAVVDVAIDQGGCFETSHATTHADPTYIVDEVVHYCVANMPGAVARTSTFALNNATLPYIVKLANKGYQQALTDDHGFLEGLNVIHGKVTCKEVAESFDLEYVEPAAAIAMFN, encoded by the coding sequence ATGATCATTGGCGTACCAAAGGAAATCAAAAACCACGAATACCGTGTTGGTATGATTCCAGCTAGTGTGAGAGAGCTAATCTCACATGGCCACCAAGTTTTTGTAGAAACCAATGCCGGTAACGGTATCGGTTTTTCAGACGATGATTACATCGCTGTAGGCGCATCCATTCTTCCTACTGCTGCCGACGTTTTTGCGCAAGCAGAGATGATTGTAAAGGTTAAAGAACCTCAAGCTGTAGAGCGAGCTATGCTTCGCGAAGGGCAAATATTATTTACTTATTTACACCTTGCACCAGATTTTCCACAAACGGAAGAGCTGATCAAGAGCAAAGCTGTCTGTATAGCGTATGAGACTGTAACAGATAATATGGGTCGCTTGCCACTATTAGCTCCAATGTCTGAGGTTGCAGGTCGAATGTCTATTCAAGCTGGCGCGCAAACTTTAGAAAAATCTCATGGTGGTCGTGGTCTTCTACTCGGTGGTGTACCGGGTGTTGAACCAGCAAAAGTTGTCGTTGTAGGCGGTGGTGTTGTGGGTGCTAACGCAGCTCGCATGGCTGTTGGCCTTCGTGCTGACGTAACCATTTTAGATCGCAATGTTGATACGCTACGTCGCTTAGATGAAGAGTTCCAAGGTCGCGCAAAAGTGGTTTATTCTACAGAAGACGCCATTGAGAAGCATGTTCTAGAAGCAGACCTTGTTATTGGTGCTGTGCTTATCCCTGGCGCTGCGGCTCCAAAATTGGTAACAAAAGAGCACATTGCTAAAATGAAACCTGGCGCGGCCGTTGTTGATGTGGCGATTGACCAAGGTGGCTGTTTTGAGACTTCTCACGCAACGACACACGCCGATCCAACGTACATCGTTGATGAGGTTGTTCACTACTGTGTTGCAAACATGCCAGGTGCGGTTGCTCGTACTTCAACTTTTGCACTAAATAACGCAACTCTGCCTTACATTGTTAAACTTGCAAACAAAGGTTATCAGCAAGCACTTACTGATGATCACGGTTTCCTTGAAGGCTTAAACGTTATTCACGGAAAAGTAACATGTAAAGAAGTAGCAGAAAGCTTTGACTTAGAATACGTTGAGCCTGCTGCTGCGATTGCAATGTTTAACTAA
- the lrp gene encoding leucine-responsive transcriptional regulator Lrp, which yields MADNYKKPSKELDRIDRNILNELQKDGRISNVELSKRVGLSPTPCLERVRRLERQDYITGYTALLNPQYLDASLLVFVEITLNRGAPDVFEQFNTAVQKLDDIQECHLVSGDFDYLLKTRVSDMSAYRKLLGDTLLRLPGVNDTRTYVVMEEVKQTNQLVIKTR from the coding sequence ATGGCAGACAACTATAAGAAGCCGTCTAAGGAACTAGACCGTATCGATCGCAATATTCTTAATGAATTGCAGAAAGATGGTCGAATATCAAATGTTGAACTTTCTAAACGCGTTGGTCTTTCACCAACACCATGTTTAGAGCGTGTTCGTCGTTTGGAGCGTCAAGATTATATTACGGGATATACAGCGCTGTTAAATCCGCAGTACCTAGATGCCTCTTTATTGGTATTTGTTGAAATCACGCTTAATCGTGGTGCTCCGGACGTATTTGAACAGTTCAATACTGCGGTACAAAAATTAGATGACATCCAAGAGTGTCATTTAGTTTCGGGTGATTTTGATTATCTTCTTAAGACGCGCGTATCCGATATGAGTGCATATCGTAAACTTTTGGGCGACACATTATTGCGTCTACCTGGAGTAAACGACACTCGTACGTACGTAGTTATGGAAGAAGTGAAACAAACTAATCAGCTTGTTATTAAAACCCGCTGA